In Luteolibacter sp. Y139, a genomic segment contains:
- a CDS encoding nucleotide sugar dehydrogenase: MLEKLKSKQGSVGVVGLGYVGLPLLLAYAKAGFRAVGIDIDPGKPEALLAGRSYIKHIPGEHVSEALASGRLEATTDFSIIKTLDAIILCVPTPLDEHFEPDLSYVVNTVEAVVPHLKAGQVLSLESTTYPGTTDEEVVTRVEKAGFKVGTEIHVVYSPEREDPGNTKFSATNIPKVVGGITPACLEAGVALYEAAFEQVVPVSSCKVAELTKLLENIYRAVNIGLVNELKVAADKMGIDIWEVIRAASTKPFGFTAFYPGPGLGGHCIPIDPFYLTWKAREYGVHTRFIELAGEINRSMPNYVVHRTMEALNSRGKPVKGSRILLMGLAYKANVDDMRESPTFALLDGFKNLGAEVSFYDPHVPVVGPTREHMNWAGTRSIEWSEETIRAQDCIVISTHHAAFDLAQLAAWSDLIIDTRNAMASIDTPEGLVIKA, translated from the coding sequence ATGCTTGAAAAGTTGAAATCAAAACAGGGCTCCGTCGGCGTCGTCGGCCTCGGCTACGTTGGGCTGCCGCTTCTGCTGGCCTATGCCAAGGCAGGCTTCCGCGCCGTCGGTATCGACATCGATCCGGGCAAACCGGAAGCGCTGCTCGCTGGCCGCAGCTACATCAAGCACATCCCCGGCGAGCACGTGTCCGAAGCGCTCGCATCCGGCAGGCTGGAGGCGACCACCGACTTCTCGATCATCAAGACCCTCGACGCGATCATCCTCTGCGTCCCCACACCGCTCGATGAACACTTCGAGCCGGACCTGAGCTACGTGGTGAACACGGTCGAAGCCGTGGTACCGCATTTGAAGGCAGGCCAAGTGCTCAGCCTCGAAAGCACTACCTACCCCGGCACCACCGACGAGGAAGTCGTGACGCGCGTCGAGAAGGCCGGCTTCAAGGTCGGCACCGAGATTCACGTCGTCTATTCGCCGGAGCGCGAAGACCCGGGCAATACCAAGTTCTCCGCGACGAACATCCCGAAGGTCGTCGGTGGCATCACGCCTGCCTGCCTCGAGGCTGGCGTCGCGCTCTACGAAGCCGCCTTCGAGCAAGTCGTGCCAGTCAGTTCCTGCAAGGTCGCCGAGCTGACCAAGCTGCTGGAAAACATCTACCGTGCGGTGAACATCGGCCTCGTCAACGAGCTGAAGGTCGCCGCCGACAAGATGGGCATCGACATCTGGGAGGTCATCCGCGCCGCCTCGACCAAGCCCTTCGGCTTTACCGCCTTCTATCCCGGCCCGGGCCTTGGCGGCCACTGCATCCCCATCGATCCCTTCTACCTCACGTGGAAGGCCCGCGAGTATGGTGTCCACACGCGCTTCATCGAGCTCGCCGGTGAGATCAACCGCAGCATGCCGAACTACGTCGTCCATCGTACCATGGAGGCGCTCAATTCGCGCGGCAAGCCGGTGAAGGGATCACGCATCCTGCTCATGGGCCTCGCCTACAAGGCGAACGTCGATGACATGCGTGAGTCGCCGACCTTCGCCTTGCTCGATGGCTTCAAGAACCTCGGTGCCGAGGTTTCCTTCTACGATCCCCACGTGCCCGTAGTCGGCCCGACCCGCGAGCACATGAACTGGGCGGGCACCCGCAGCATCGAGTGGAGCGAGGAAACGATCCGCGCCCAGGACTGCATCGTCATCTCCACCCATCACGCCGCCTTCGATCTCGCCCAGCTCGCCGCTTGGTCTGACCTCATCATCGACACCCGCAACGCGATGGCCTCCATCGACACGCCCGAAGGCCTCGTCATCAAAGCCTGA
- a CDS encoding DegT/DnrJ/EryC1/StrS family aminotransferase: MSVPLLDVNAQNLPLEAELKQVFENVLRSGRFILGEEVEAFEKECAAALGAKHAISISSGTDALIIALMALGIGPGDEVLCPSFTFFATAGSVHRTGATPVFCDVTTDCFGIDLESAKAKLTSKTKAIIPVHLFGQSSEMDAITSFAKEHGLKIIEDVAQSFGSTYRGRACGTIGEIGSFSFFPSKNLGGFGDGGLVTTESFELCEKMLRLRNHGMHPRYYHSMVGGNFRMDALQCALLRVKLHHIGEYAAGRTRNANYYSRRLSKISGEELILPNDRDHAGHVWNQYTLRVPGRRDELKAHLTEKGIGCEIYYPVPMHRQECFANLPEHSLSNCPISDQLASEVVSIPVYPELVEAQLDEVATAIESFFP, encoded by the coding sequence ATGTCCGTTCCTCTTCTCGACGTCAACGCCCAGAACCTGCCGCTCGAAGCCGAGCTGAAGCAGGTCTTTGAAAACGTGCTCCGCTCCGGCCGCTTCATCCTCGGCGAGGAAGTGGAGGCTTTCGAAAAGGAATGCGCCGCAGCACTCGGTGCAAAGCACGCGATCTCAATCTCGTCAGGCACCGACGCGCTGATCATCGCACTGATGGCGCTCGGCATCGGCCCCGGCGACGAGGTGCTGTGCCCCTCCTTCACCTTCTTCGCCACCGCCGGCAGCGTCCACCGTACTGGCGCGACGCCCGTCTTCTGCGATGTCACCACCGATTGCTTCGGCATCGATCTCGAGTCGGCAAAGGCGAAGCTCACCTCGAAAACCAAGGCGATCATCCCGGTCCACCTCTTCGGCCAATCCTCCGAGATGGATGCCATCACCTCCTTCGCGAAGGAGCATGGCCTGAAGATCATCGAGGACGTCGCGCAATCCTTTGGCTCCACCTATCGCGGCCGCGCCTGCGGCACCATCGGCGAGATCGGCAGCTTCAGCTTCTTCCCGTCGAAGAACCTCGGCGGCTTCGGCGACGGCGGCCTCGTCACCACCGAGTCTTTCGAGCTCTGTGAGAAGATGCTCCGCCTGCGCAATCATGGCATGCACCCGCGCTACTACCACTCGATGGTCGGCGGGAACTTCCGCATGGACGCTCTCCAGTGCGCACTGCTGCGCGTGAAGCTGCACCACATCGGCGAATATGCCGCCGGCCGCACGCGCAATGCGAACTACTACAGCCGACGTCTTTCCAAAATCTCCGGCGAAGAACTCATCCTGCCGAACGACCGTGACCACGCCGGCCACGTCTGGAACCAGTACACCCTGCGCGTCCCCGGCCGCCGCGATGAGCTGAAGGCCCACCTCACGGAAAAAGGTATCGGCTGCGAGATTTACTACCCGGTGCCAATGCATCGCCAGGAGTGCTTCGCCAATCTTCCTGAGCACTCGCTTTCGAACTGCCCGATCTCCGACCAACTCGCGTCGGAAGTCGTCAGCATCCCGGTCTATCCGGAACTCGTCGAAGCCCAGCTCGACGAAGTCGCCACCGCGATCGAGTCCTTCTTCCCCTAA
- a CDS encoding GDP-L-fucose synthase family protein has product MKTFITGHRGMVGSALVREAEKRGGHDVITAGRDTLDLLSQQAVFDFLAEKKPDIVMIAAAKVGGIHANATYPADFIYENLSIASNLVEGSRRAGVPRVLFLGSSCIYPKMAPQPMPEDCLLTSPLEVTNEAYAIAKIAGLKLCQHYRAQHGLMYHSAMPTNLYGPGDNYHPENSHVIPALLRRFHEAKQSGASSVTIWGTGTPRREFLHVDDLAAACFHLLGLDNPPDWVNVGVGDDVTILELAQLVAETVGFTGEILTDPTKPDGTPRKLMDVSRIKATGWSPVVDFRDGLAAAYQDFLASLEAGAARL; this is encoded by the coding sequence ATGAAGACCTTCATCACCGGACACCGCGGCATGGTCGGCTCCGCCCTCGTGCGCGAGGCCGAAAAGCGCGGCGGCCACGACGTCATCACTGCCGGCCGCGACACGCTCGACCTGCTCAGCCAGCAAGCCGTCTTCGACTTCCTCGCTGAGAAGAAGCCGGACATCGTGATGATCGCCGCTGCCAAGGTCGGCGGCATCCACGCGAATGCCACCTACCCGGCGGACTTCATCTACGAGAACCTTAGTATTGCCTCGAACCTCGTCGAAGGCAGCCGTCGCGCCGGCGTGCCACGCGTGCTCTTCCTCGGCTCCTCCTGCATCTATCCGAAAATGGCGCCGCAGCCCATGCCTGAGGATTGCCTGCTGACCAGCCCTCTGGAAGTGACGAACGAGGCCTACGCCATCGCCAAGATCGCCGGCCTGAAGCTGTGCCAGCACTACCGCGCCCAGCACGGCCTGATGTATCACTCGGCGATGCCGACGAATCTCTACGGCCCAGGTGACAACTACCACCCGGAGAACTCCCACGTTATTCCCGCCCTGCTCCGCCGCTTCCATGAAGCGAAGCAAAGCGGTGCATCGAGCGTGACCATCTGGGGCACCGGCACCCCGCGCCGTGAATTCCTCCACGTCGACGACCTCGCCGCCGCCTGCTTCCACCTGCTCGGCCTCGATAACCCGCCTGACTGGGTGAACGTCGGCGTCGGCGATGACGTGACCATTCTCGAACTCGCGCAGCTCGTCGCTGAAACCGTCGGCTTCACCGGCGAAATCCTCACCGACCCGACCAAGCCGGACGGCACACCTCGCAAGCTGATGGACGTCTCCAGGATCAAGGCCACCGGCTGGTCCCCCGTCGTCGATTTCCGCGATGGCTTGGCCGCTGCTTATCAGGACTTCCTCGCCAGCCTCGAAGCTGGCGCGGCCCGCCTCTGA
- the gmd gene encoding GDP-mannose 4,6-dehydratase has protein sequence MKKALITGITGQDGSYLAEFLLEKGYEVHGIKRRASLFNTQRVDHIYEDPHVEHARFRLHYGDLTDTSNLTRILSEVQPDEVYNLGAQSHVAVSFEAPEYTADVDAIGTLRLLEAIRFLGLEKKTRFYQASTSELYGLVQEIPQKETTPFYPRSPYAVAKMYAYWITVNYRESYGMYACNGILFNHESPRRGETFVTRKITRGIANIAQGLEKCLYLGNMDALRDWGHAKDYVRMQWMMLQQDQAEDFVIATGKQISVREFIRMSAREAGIELEFSGNGVDEKATVTSANPETAPAVKVGDVIVKVDARYFRPAEVETLLGDPTKAKEKLGWVPEITVEQMCAEMVASDLDTAKRHALLKAHGHHVSVSKE, from the coding sequence ATGAAGAAAGCTCTTATCACCGGTATCACCGGCCAAGACGGTTCCTATCTCGCCGAATTCCTGCTGGAGAAAGGCTACGAAGTGCACGGCATCAAGCGCCGCGCCTCGCTTTTCAATACCCAGCGCGTGGATCACATCTACGAGGATCCACACGTCGAGCACGCCCGCTTCCGCCTCCACTACGGTGACCTGACTGACACCTCGAACCTTACCCGCATCCTTTCCGAGGTGCAGCCGGATGAGGTCTACAATCTCGGTGCCCAGTCGCACGTCGCCGTCTCTTTCGAAGCCCCGGAATACACCGCGGATGTCGATGCGATTGGCACCCTGCGCTTGCTGGAGGCGATTCGCTTCCTCGGGCTGGAGAAGAAGACCCGTTTCTATCAGGCCTCCACTTCCGAGCTCTACGGCCTGGTGCAGGAGATCCCGCAGAAGGAAACCACTCCTTTCTATCCACGCTCTCCCTACGCCGTCGCGAAGATGTACGCCTACTGGATCACGGTGAACTACCGCGAGTCCTACGGCATGTATGCCTGCAATGGCATCCTCTTCAACCACGAGTCCCCGCGCCGCGGCGAGACCTTCGTGACCCGCAAGATCACGCGTGGCATCGCGAATATCGCGCAAGGCCTTGAGAAGTGTCTCTACCTCGGCAACATGGACGCACTGCGCGACTGGGGCCATGCGAAGGACTACGTCCGCATGCAGTGGATGATGCTCCAGCAAGATCAGGCCGAAGATTTCGTGATCGCCACCGGCAAGCAGATCTCGGTGCGTGAGTTCATTCGCATGTCTGCCCGTGAAGCCGGCATCGAACTCGAGTTCTCCGGCAACGGCGTGGACGAAAAGGCGACCGTCACGTCCGCCAATCCCGAAACCGCTCCAGCGGTGAAAGTCGGCGACGTGATCGTGAAGGTGGACGCCCGCTACTTCCGCCCCGCCGAAGTGGAAACCCTCCTCGGCGACCCGACCAAGGCGAAGGAAAAGCTCGGCTGGGTCCCGGAAATCACCGTCGAGCAAATGTGCGCCGAAATGGTCGCCTCCGACCTCGATACCGCCAAGCGCCACGCCCTGCTCAAGGCCCACGGCCACCACGTGTCGGTGTCGAAGGAGTAA
- a CDS encoding adenylyltransferase/cytidyltransferase family protein, with the protein MRKVFVSGCYDIIHGGHVQFFEEARALGDHLTVSFASSEVLWIHKRRKPSIPDEHKKALLESLRMVDHVVIGNGHDEGIDFREEFLQLRPDILAVTDDDKYGDLKRALCAEVGAQYVLLPKTPPRFEPVSTTSIVRWVQAPTEAPLRVDFAGGWLDVPRFSREGEFVVNCAISPLVSLREWPYEKQAGLGGSGAWALLNGKDGIDSEINLGVGWQDPAVIRETGLCVWRSGQKPVLDFKRNGDFLRGCLAILWTGSPHDTPGAADIPRDYDRIAESGRIAREGVIEASLEKLARGIQVYHSMQLDEGMDALPELPGALARKYCGGGYGGYALYLFAGESARASALASNDQLRPVEPYCH; encoded by the coding sequence ATGCGCAAGGTCTTCGTCTCCGGCTGCTACGACATCATCCACGGCGGCCACGTGCAGTTCTTCGAGGAGGCGCGAGCCCTCGGTGATCATCTCACGGTCTCCTTCGCCTCATCGGAGGTACTGTGGATCCACAAGCGCCGCAAGCCGTCCATCCCGGACGAGCACAAGAAGGCTCTGTTAGAGAGCCTGCGCATGGTCGATCACGTCGTGATCGGCAACGGCCACGATGAGGGCATCGATTTCCGCGAGGAATTCCTCCAGCTCCGGCCGGACATCCTCGCAGTCACCGATGATGACAAGTATGGCGACCTGAAGCGCGCCCTGTGTGCCGAAGTCGGCGCGCAATACGTGCTACTGCCGAAGACACCGCCTCGTTTCGAGCCAGTGTCGACGACATCGATCGTCCGCTGGGTGCAGGCACCGACCGAGGCCCCGCTTCGCGTCGATTTCGCCGGCGGCTGGCTCGATGTCCCACGCTTCTCCCGCGAGGGAGAGTTCGTGGTGAACTGCGCGATCTCACCGCTCGTTTCACTCCGTGAGTGGCCCTACGAAAAGCAAGCTGGCCTCGGCGGCAGCGGCGCATGGGCCTTGCTCAATGGCAAGGACGGCATCGACTCCGAAATCAATCTCGGCGTCGGCTGGCAAGACCCCGCAGTCATTCGCGAAACGGGCCTCTGCGTGTGGCGTTCCGGCCAAAAGCCCGTCCTCGATTTCAAGCGCAACGGCGACTTCCTCCGCGGCTGCCTCGCCATCCTCTGGACTGGTTCACCCCATGACACTCCCGGTGCCGCCGACATTCCGCGCGATTACGATCGCATCGCCGAGTCAGGTCGCATCGCCCGCGAAGGAGTGATCGAAGCATCCCTCGAGAAGCTCGCGCGCGGCATCCAAGTGTATCACTCGATGCAGCTCGACGAAGGCATGGATGCACTCCCGGAACTTCCCGGAGCCCTCGCCCGCAAATACTGCGGCGGCGGCTACGGCGGTTACGCCCTGTATCTCTTCGCCGGAGAGTCAGCCCGCGCCTCCGCGCTGGCTTCAAACGACCAGCTCCGCCCCGTCGAGCCCTATTGCCACTAA
- a CDS encoding WecB/TagA/CpsF family glycosyltransferase — protein sequence MRIHPVIGLPLACTDYAGAVAWILDKATAPTTAFAVEAANTHVAALARSDAAFGESIRRFDLIVPDGMPLVWSLNAALPATERLTDRVYGPTLMLETLKASASRPEFRHFLLGGKESTLEKLQSVFADRFPGVAIAGSYSPPFGEWPEDEFERMTGKIRESGANLIWVGLGCPKQEHWIARYKDQLPPGVYFGIGAAFAFHAGEVSQAPALLQKFGLEWAYRIAAEPRRLFRRYFTYNSLFLWYTLRDRMSGKG from the coding sequence ATGCGCATCCACCCCGTCATCGGCCTCCCCCTCGCCTGCACGGACTACGCCGGCGCGGTCGCATGGATTCTCGACAAAGCCACCGCTCCAACTACGGCATTCGCCGTAGAAGCCGCCAATACCCACGTCGCCGCCCTCGCCCGCAGCGACGCCGCCTTCGGTGAATCGATCCGCCGCTTCGATCTCATCGTCCCGGACGGCATGCCGCTCGTCTGGTCGCTCAATGCCGCCCTTCCCGCCACCGAGCGCCTGACCGACCGCGTTTACGGCCCGACGTTGATGCTGGAAACCCTCAAGGCCAGCGCCAGCCGCCCGGAATTCCGCCACTTCCTTCTGGGCGGAAAGGAATCCACCCTCGAAAAGCTCCAATCCGTCTTCGCCGACCGCTTCCCCGGTGTCGCGATAGCCGGCAGCTACTCCCCACCCTTCGGCGAATGGCCGGAAGACGAGTTCGAGCGCATGACCGGGAAAATCCGTGAGTCCGGCGCGAACCTCATCTGGGTCGGCCTCGGCTGCCCGAAGCAGGAGCACTGGATCGCCCGCTACAAGGACCAGCTCCCCCCCGGCGTCTACTTCGGCATCGGCGCCGCCTTCGCCTTCCACGCCGGCGAGGTTTCTCAAGCGCCCGCCCTTCTTCAGAAGTTCGGCCTCGAGTGGGCCTACCGCATCGCCGCCGAGCCGCGCCGCCTCTTCCGCCGCTACTTTACCTACAATTCCCTTTTCCTCTGGTATACCCTCCGTGACCGGATGAGCGGAAAAGGCTGA
- the cysC gene encoding adenylyl-sulfate kinase codes for MSNIHPHATLPRQDKETLLGQRGVVLWFCGLSGSGKSTIASGVERVLHSQGRYTVRLDGDNLRTGLNANLSFTDDDRLENIRRTAEVAKILATNGTIVLCSLITPRGLHRDLARGILGEDFAEIYVKASYQACEARDVKGLYAKAAKGEVANFTGRDSGFEEPQQAELVIDTEKLSIEDAVFEVLEFLGTRGVPAADLAGQV; via the coding sequence ATGTCGAACATCCACCCGCACGCCACCCTGCCACGGCAGGACAAGGAAACCCTTCTCGGCCAACGCGGCGTCGTGCTGTGGTTCTGCGGTCTCTCCGGATCCGGCAAGTCGACCATCGCCAGCGGCGTCGAGCGGGTGCTCCACAGCCAAGGCCGCTACACGGTGCGCCTGGATGGCGACAACCTGCGCACCGGCCTGAATGCCAACCTCAGCTTCACCGATGATGACCGGCTGGAAAACATCCGCCGCACCGCCGAGGTCGCCAAGATCCTGGCCACGAACGGCACCATCGTCCTCTGCTCCCTGATCACCCCGCGCGGCCTGCACCGCGATCTGGCCCGCGGCATCCTCGGCGAGGACTTTGCCGAGATCTACGTGAAGGCCAGCTACCAGGCCTGCGAGGCCCGCGACGTGAAGGGCCTCTACGCCAAGGCCGCAAAGGGTGAAGTCGCCAACTTCACCGGCAGGGACAGCGGCTTTGAGGAGCCTCAGCAGGCCGAGCTGGTGATCGACACCGAAAAGCTCAGCATTGAAGACGCGGTTTTCGAAGTGCTGGAGTTTCTCGGCACCCGCGGGGTGCCTGCCGCCGACTTGGCCGGTCAGGTTTGA